A genomic stretch from Sulfuricurvum sp. includes:
- a CDS encoding YiiX/YebB-like N1pC/P60 family cysteine hydrolase: MKKILVGFSCAWLMIVSPASSSDTTQADLAQLVNSARHNDAVAVEKLIQRSVLLREKVPPFVAEADKVIKARNGAVSSSISATIAGSIHEADSIRTSLFPYALRYRHILYRTDGSIDDRDRIESILISMAAALTLYDNASFMEKHIGDKKAIREKLNEAYPEYGVEENFYKDSLMRSNAIAYRPTMLDAIRFFEDNRKSIAYYVANGDKSIRTLYEYIDRSPMRVTLGGDNAFKEIADQVSALVSRTVELPFSAVDKLKFNFSKGLGNTMGMVRWRSGKLRNDKEFLKEFSTNLKPGDILLEKTPFALTDKTIPGHFGHAAIYIGTYEQLRELGALNTPFVRKHLDQIREGKVILEALREGVVLNSVEHFMNIDDVAVLRPNRLEADAMRTSLDLAMSHFGKKYDFDFNVNTTETIVCSELVYAAYPQIDFMTKKVLTSFTISPDDIAILASGDSNAPLELTFFAHDGKKVYVKGAKADGAKLYRTLVGIETKYR; the protein is encoded by the coding sequence ATGAAAAAGATTTTAGTAGGATTTAGCTGTGCATGGCTAATGATAGTGTCTCCTGCTTCGAGTAGCGATACTACACAAGCGGATTTAGCACAACTGGTTAATTCTGCCCGTCATAATGACGCGGTAGCGGTCGAAAAACTCATACAACGTTCTGTATTACTGAGGGAAAAAGTTCCTCCATTTGTGGCAGAAGCAGACAAAGTAATCAAGGCTCGAAACGGTGCTGTAAGTTCATCGATTTCAGCGACGATAGCCGGTTCGATCCATGAGGCAGATTCAATCCGAACATCACTTTTCCCCTATGCATTACGCTATCGCCATATTCTTTACCGCACTGATGGCTCCATCGACGACCGTGACCGTATCGAATCAATCCTCATTTCGATGGCGGCAGCACTGACCCTCTATGATAATGCCAGTTTTATGGAAAAACACATAGGAGATAAAAAAGCAATCCGCGAAAAGCTCAATGAAGCTTATCCTGAATATGGCGTAGAAGAAAATTTTTACAAAGATTCTCTAATGCGTTCTAACGCCATTGCCTACCGTCCGACCATGCTCGATGCTATCCGATTTTTCGAGGATAACCGCAAATCTATCGCCTATTATGTTGCCAATGGTGATAAGTCTATACGTACACTTTATGAATACATCGACCGCTCACCGATGCGGGTAACACTCGGAGGCGATAATGCATTTAAAGAGATCGCCGATCAGGTCAGTGCACTCGTCTCTCGCACAGTAGAACTACCATTTTCTGCGGTCGATAAATTGAAGTTCAATTTCTCTAAAGGATTAGGAAATACGATGGGGATGGTGCGATGGCGAAGCGGTAAACTCCGTAATGATAAAGAATTTCTAAAAGAGTTCTCTACCAACCTGAAGCCGGGAGACATCCTCCTCGAAAAGACACCTTTTGCCCTCACCGATAAAACGATCCCAGGACATTTCGGTCACGCGGCGATTTACATCGGTACGTATGAGCAGCTTCGTGAACTGGGTGCACTCAATACCCCATTCGTCCGCAAACATCTCGATCAGATTCGTGAGGGGAAAGTAATCCTCGAAGCGTTACGTGAGGGAGTAGTGCTTAACAGTGTAGAGCACTTTATGAACATCGATGATGTAGCAGTTTTACGCCCGAACAGACTCGAAGCCGATGCGATGCGTACATCACTCGATTTGGCGATGAGCCATTTCGGAAAAAAATACGATTTTGATTTCAACGTCAACACTACGGAGACAATTGTCTGTTCCGAACTCGTCTACGCTGCCTATCCTCAGATCGATTTTATGACGAAAAAAGTGCTCACCAGTTTTACCATCTCACCCGATGATATCGCCATACTCGCTTCAGGAGATAGCAACGCTCCCTTAGAGTTGACATTTTTTGCCCATGATGGGAAAAAGGTGTATGTAAAAGGGGCAAAAGCTGATGGGGCAAAACTCTATCGTACCCTAGTGGGGATCGAAACAAAATATCGCTAA
- the aas gene encoding bifunctional acyl-ACP--phospholipid O-acyltransferase/long-chain-fatty-acid--ACP ligase: protein MIKAILYVIVRLLFRVKVVGEFQREENHTVIIANHQSFLDGLILGLVLPIKPVFVVNTEIAKRPLVRMFLSLSEYLVVDPANPMAIKQIIRLVESGRPVVIFPEGRITTTGSLMKIYEGSAFVTVKTEATIHPVIIEGATFSTLSRMGSDHPTRWFPQITLTYCTPTRLSISEGGSGHARRTKAGEAMRTLLQKSLFESRRPNDLYGAFLDAVKVYGASREIIEDTKQIEYTYRQLLTMTLGLGRLLIPHTKNGEAVGVLMPTAVPTLALILGLSAFGRTPAMLNFTAGSDGLQSACEGAMIQTIITSKAFVEQAKLDAKLGALKNVRLLYLEDLKGEMGLMDKLWLMGYARFFPNAVRVKSDPASPCVILFTSGSEGKPKGVVLSHEAILANISQIRAIVDFSTEDKFLNALPIFHSFGLTAGTLLPILGGIRLFLYPSPLHYRIIPEIAYDRSCTILFATGTFLNHYAAHAHPYDFYRLRYVAAGAEKLSESVRNLWFEKFGIRIFEGYGATETAPVIAVNTPMAYRSGSVGQILPGIEAKLIPVPGIDAGGILHVKGANVMSGYLRSERPGFLEKPTSEAGDGWYDTGDIVTIDEEGFVRIEGRVKRFAKIAGEMISLESVEKLAITTSPTHFHAVSSQPDESRGEAIVLFTTDKEMKRENLQQSARAGGYPEIAVPKKIVYIDAIPLLGTGKTDYVTLKSMAAEA from the coding sequence ATGATTAAAGCAATTTTATATGTAATCGTCCGTCTTTTATTTCGGGTAAAAGTGGTCGGTGAGTTTCAGCGCGAAGAGAACCACACCGTAATCATCGCTAATCATCAGTCATTTTTGGATGGTTTGATTTTGGGGTTAGTACTTCCTATTAAACCGGTCTTTGTGGTTAATACTGAGATTGCCAAACGCCCGCTCGTTCGGATGTTTTTATCATTAAGTGAATATCTCGTCGTCGATCCCGCTAATCCGATGGCAATCAAACAAATCATCCGTCTCGTCGAAAGCGGTCGTCCTGTAGTTATCTTCCCTGAGGGGCGGATCACGACTACGGGAAGTTTGATGAAGATTTATGAGGGTTCGGCGTTTGTCACGGTTAAGACTGAAGCGACGATCCACCCCGTGATTATCGAGGGGGCGACGTTTAGTACCTTATCGCGTATGGGAAGCGATCATCCGACCCGCTGGTTTCCTCAAATCACCCTTACCTACTGCACCCCGACACGACTGAGTATCAGTGAAGGTGGAAGTGGACATGCGCGACGAACCAAGGCGGGTGAAGCGATGCGAACTCTGTTGCAAAAATCACTTTTCGAATCTCGCCGACCGAATGATCTCTACGGAGCATTTCTGGATGCCGTGAAGGTGTACGGTGCCTCACGAGAAATTATCGAAGACACTAAACAGATCGAATACACCTATCGTCAACTCCTCACCATGACGCTCGGTCTCGGACGGCTATTGATCCCTCATACCAAAAACGGGGAAGCGGTTGGGGTATTGATGCCGACAGCGGTTCCTACACTGGCTCTGATTTTAGGGCTTAGTGCGTTTGGGCGAACCCCTGCAATGCTCAACTTTACCGCAGGAAGTGATGGACTACAAAGCGCGTGTGAGGGGGCAATGATCCAAACCATCATCACCTCTAAAGCGTTTGTCGAACAAGCCAAACTTGACGCAAAACTGGGTGCCTTGAAAAACGTCCGACTCCTCTACCTCGAAGATCTCAAAGGGGAGATGGGGCTAATGGATAAGCTCTGGTTGATGGGATATGCGCGATTTTTCCCTAACGCTGTTCGGGTTAAATCCGATCCCGCGTCACCGTGTGTCATCCTCTTTACCTCAGGCTCTGAGGGAAAACCCAAAGGGGTTGTCCTCTCTCACGAGGCGATTTTGGCGAACATTTCTCAAATCCGTGCCATCGTCGATTTCTCGACTGAGGATAAGTTTCTCAATGCACTACCGATCTTTCACTCCTTCGGACTGACCGCAGGGACACTGTTGCCAATTTTAGGCGGGATACGCCTCTTTTTGTACCCATCGCCTCTACACTATCGGATTATCCCTGAGATCGCGTATGACCGATCATGTACAATATTATTCGCGACGGGCACATTTTTAAATCATTATGCGGCGCACGCTCATCCTTATGATTTTTACCGTTTGCGTTACGTCGCGGCGGGGGCAGAAAAACTCTCGGAGAGTGTACGCAATCTGTGGTTCGAAAAATTCGGGATACGGATTTTTGAAGGATACGGTGCGACCGAAACAGCTCCCGTTATCGCTGTCAATACTCCGATGGCATACCGAAGTGGAAGCGTAGGGCAGATACTCCCTGGGATCGAGGCGAAACTGATTCCCGTTCCGGGGATCGATGCGGGGGGAATTTTGCACGTCAAAGGTGCCAATGTGATGAGCGGCTATCTACGCTCTGAGCGTCCCGGATTTTTAGAAAAACCAACCTCTGAGGCGGGTGATGGGTGGTACGATACGGGAGACATCGTTACCATCGATGAGGAGGGGTTTGTCCGCATAGAAGGACGGGTAAAACGGTTTGCCAAAATCGCAGGAGAGATGATTTCGCTCGAATCGGTTGAAAAGCTCGCTATAACCACCTCTCCCACACACTTTCATGCAGTTTCATCACAACCTGATGAGAGCCGAGGAGAAGCGATCGTCCTCTTTACCACCGATAAAGAGATGAAGCGCGAGAATCTGCAACAGAGTGCCCGCGCGGGTGGGTACCCTGAAATTGCTGTCCCTAAAAAAATCGTTTATATCGATGCCATTCCCCTCCTCGGCACCGGAAAAACCGATTACGTCACCCTCAAATCGATGGCGGCAGAGGCATGA
- a CDS encoding amidohydrolase family protein, which yields MKTIDIHTHLLSSDVAFDRFYDKLALRFFAKKFGMNPKALVNNPYGAYTRALVESVRGSQHVEKIVLFGVDARVDEEGAILHKDITVCATNEDVAALYRGNEDVIIPFFSINPKRPDALDLIDRYADAGFAGAKFLQNYWGVDTREARYRPYFDKLAQRGLPLIVHVGSESSVHSFKSCESIEMLDQPLEAGVQVICAHMALTYEPRQIFKALSKNPKHFNDEYYILIDMLKRYPNLYADISALLTPVRAKVLRHLSLQSDIHHKLLFGTDFPVPFSTMLNSYDLPYRKRFALSREANPFDRYAKAILEYFPAESPIYTNYTKLLGSEV from the coding sequence ATGAAAACCATCGATATCCATACCCACCTCCTCAGCAGTGATGTTGCGTTTGATCGTTTTTACGACAAATTGGCATTGCGTTTTTTCGCCAAAAAATTCGGGATGAATCCCAAAGCGCTCGTGAACAATCCCTACGGCGCATACACCCGCGCGTTGGTCGAATCGGTCAGAGGTTCACAACACGTTGAGAAAATCGTCCTCTTCGGTGTCGATGCACGGGTTGATGAGGAGGGAGCAATTCTTCACAAAGACATCACCGTGTGTGCAACCAACGAAGACGTGGCGGCACTCTACCGAGGGAACGAGGATGTCATCATCCCCTTTTTCTCTATCAACCCCAAACGCCCCGATGCGCTCGATCTCATCGACCGCTACGCCGATGCGGGATTTGCGGGGGCGAAGTTTTTGCAAAACTACTGGGGGGTCGATACCCGCGAAGCGCGTTATCGTCCTTATTTCGACAAACTCGCACAGCGCGGTCTGCCGCTGATCGTCCATGTGGGGAGTGAGAGCAGTGTTCACTCTTTTAAATCGTGCGAGAGTATCGAGATGTTGGATCAACCGCTCGAAGCGGGCGTTCAGGTGATCTGCGCCCACATGGCACTCACCTATGAGCCGCGCCAAATATTCAAAGCCCTCTCCAAAAATCCGAAACATTTTAACGACGAGTATTACATCCTCATCGATATGCTCAAGCGTTATCCGAATCTCTACGCCGACATCAGCGCCCTCCTCACCCCCGTGAGAGCGAAAGTCCTGCGCCATCTGAGCCTACAAAGCGACATCCATCACAAGCTCCTCTTCGGTACCGATTTCCCCGTACCCTTTAGCACGATGCTCAACAGCTACGATCTCCCCTATCGCAAACGCTTTGCCCTCTCGCGAGAAGCGAACCCGTTTGATCGCTATGCCAAAGCGATTTTAGAGTATTTCCCAGCAGAGAGTCCCATCTATACCAACTACACCAAATTACTAGGATCTGAAGTATGA
- a CDS encoding metalloregulator ArsR/SmtB family transcription factor — translation MKTNYTDALPSEWKPMSDIFTALGDEHRQRMLMLFEPDERLTAGQISDASTLARTTVSHHLKILRQANVLLSEKKGKEVWFWINKPLLEQTFGNVLCYLQGNTQ, via the coding sequence ATGAAAACCAATTACACAGATGCCCTTCCAAGCGAGTGGAAACCGATGTCCGATATTTTTACCGCGTTGGGGGATGAGCACCGTCAACGGATGTTGATGCTTTTCGAACCCGATGAGCGGCTCACTGCCGGACAGATTTCAGATGCTTCGACGCTGGCACGTACTACGGTATCTCACCATTTGAAGATTTTACGTCAGGCAAATGTACTGCTCAGTGAAAAAAAAGGGAAAGAGGTGTGGTTTTGGATCAATAAACCTCTACTGGAGCAAACGTTTGGAAATGTACTATGTTATTTACAAGGAAATACTCAATGA
- a CDS encoding NAD+ synthase, translated as MNKYELISRYLSGFLDHEVHKTGFKKVVVGLSGGLDSAVVAVLAHQVFGDNLLCVKMPSHYSSQSSLNDADALCERFGIRSEVHTIEPMLRAYQNETMSPLRIGNLSARLRMVTLFDISARENALVLGTSNKSELMLGYGTLHGDLASALNPIGDLYKTEVFELARYLGVNDSIISKPPSADLWEGQSDENEIGYPYSELDRVLKLYVESRLTKEELIAQGEKKELVELIIEKIYRNQFKRRMPIIAKLTSRTLNHDFNYPRDITL; from the coding sequence GTGAATAAGTATGAATTAATTAGTCGCTATTTGAGTGGTTTTTTAGATCATGAAGTTCACAAAACTGGCTTTAAAAAGGTAGTCGTAGGATTGAGCGGTGGGCTCGATTCCGCTGTGGTGGCGGTTTTGGCGCATCAGGTGTTTGGTGATAATTTACTCTGTGTCAAAATGCCTTCGCACTATTCGTCTCAAAGTTCACTGAATGATGCGGATGCGTTGTGTGAGCGTTTCGGGATTCGTTCTGAGGTGCATACTATCGAGCCGATGCTCAGAGCGTACCAAAATGAGACGATGTCACCGCTTCGAATCGGGAATCTTTCTGCTCGGTTACGAATGGTTACACTTTTCGATATTTCGGCACGAGAAAACGCTTTGGTTCTTGGGACGAGTAACAAAAGTGAACTGATGCTCGGGTATGGAACTCTCCATGGTGATTTAGCAAGTGCTTTGAATCCCATCGGCGATTTGTATAAAACCGAAGTATTTGAGTTAGCCCGTTATCTTGGTGTAAACGATTCAATCATTTCCAAACCTCCATCGGCTGATTTGTGGGAGGGCCAGAGTGATGAGAACGAAATAGGGTATCCCTATTCAGAACTTGACCGTGTACTCAAGCTCTACGTCGAATCACGTCTCACCAAAGAGGAGCTGATTGCCCAAGGTGAAAAAAAAGAGTTAGTTGAATTAATTATCGAAAAAATTTATCGAAACCAGTTTAAGCGTCGAATGCCGATTATTGCTAAATTGACATCACGCACATTGAATCATGATTTTAATTATCCAAGAGATATAACCTTATAA
- a CDS encoding tetraacyldisaccharide 4'-kinase, with amino-acid sequence MKRLAILWGEQYLYHPTRIQKILSFLLLPFTLLYCLIAYIRYLRSRAKNFGIPVVSVGNLTVGGSGKTPLVMELSRHFKRPAIVLRGYGRQSRGMVVVKDRTILCDVVQSGDEAMLYAQSLPHAVVIVSEKRERAIAEALSMGCDMVLLDDGYGKHSIKKLNLIIHVKTPNTFCLPSGPYREKLWSRKNVVIVREEESFKRHVSITNPTETMVLVTAIARPERLDPYLPDVVEKVYFEDHHFFSEHELGEILKRHNATSLLVTRKDLVKMSSFKFNYSILELSLELDETLITTVKEYVYAKKD; translated from the coding sequence TTGAAACGTTTAGCGATTCTTTGGGGTGAACAGTATCTTTATCACCCCACTCGCATTCAAAAAATTCTCTCTTTTTTACTCTTACCTTTCACGTTACTTTATTGTCTAATCGCTTATATCCGTTATTTGCGTAGCAGAGCGAAAAATTTTGGAATTCCTGTCGTGAGTGTTGGGAACCTCACGGTAGGTGGAAGTGGTAAAACACCGTTGGTGATGGAACTCTCTCGCCATTTTAAACGTCCGGCTATTGTATTACGGGGCTACGGTCGTCAAAGTCGTGGGATGGTTGTTGTTAAAGATCGGACGATTCTTTGTGATGTAGTTCAATCGGGGGATGAAGCGATGCTTTATGCGCAATCTCTCCCCCATGCTGTGGTCATTGTCTCGGAAAAGCGTGAGAGGGCAATTGCGGAAGCTCTCTCGATGGGATGTGATATGGTATTGCTCGATGATGGATACGGCAAACATTCGATTAAAAAGCTAAACCTCATTATCCATGTAAAAACTCCTAATACTTTTTGTCTTCCAAGTGGTCCGTATCGTGAAAAATTATGGAGCCGTAAAAATGTTGTGATTGTGCGAGAAGAGGAGTCTTTTAAACGTCATGTGAGTATTACCAATCCGACTGAGACTATGGTTTTGGTTACGGCGATTGCTCGACCTGAGAGGCTTGATCCCTATCTGCCCGATGTAGTAGAGAAAGTTTATTTTGAAGATCATCATTTTTTTAGCGAACATGAACTGGGAGAGATTCTAAAGCGACATAATGCGACAAGCCTCTTGGTAACTCGTAAAGACTTGGTTAAAATGTCATCGTTTAAATTTAATTATTCTATTTTGGAACTCAGCTTAGAGCTTGATGAGACATTAATAACGACTGTAAAGGAATATGTTTATGCAAAAAAAGATTGA
- a CDS encoding ferritin-like domain-containing protein: MELYATLEQLITVDNPFEKLSAFKPFYLRYLDNGFTVDYSSEPKIFEYPSYSRFCTIVDPKTVPKRNKLDTPEGQILLLHAVAHIEYSAIDLALDAAYRFRDVGEEFTRDWLKVAEDEVRHFEMIEALLKELGSFYGACPVHDALFEASMRTLTLLERMAVVPRYLEANGLDATPLILAKLIPLKKNTMVEKIISALEVILDEEIDHVQRGDRWFKIACERQRCDSDIYFEIVERYYPRSFPRRVGINCKARKLAGFSSEDLKQISLVDC; encoded by the coding sequence ATGGAACTTTATGCAACCCTAGAACAACTCATAACTGTGGATAATCCGTTCGAAAAACTGTCGGCGTTTAAACCATTTTATCTGCGATATCTTGATAATGGATTTACAGTGGATTATTCATCTGAGCCAAAAATATTCGAATATCCTTCGTACAGTCGATTTTGTACTATCGTTGATCCCAAAACAGTCCCGAAACGTAATAAACTCGACACTCCTGAAGGTCAAATTTTGCTTCTTCATGCGGTGGCTCATATCGAATACAGCGCTATCGATTTAGCACTCGATGCGGCGTATCGATTTCGTGATGTTGGAGAAGAATTTACTCGTGATTGGCTCAAAGTGGCCGAAGATGAGGTGCGCCATTTCGAGATGATTGAGGCATTATTAAAAGAGTTAGGGAGCTTTTATGGAGCATGTCCCGTACATGATGCCCTTTTTGAAGCGTCGATGCGGACGTTAACGTTATTGGAACGTATGGCAGTTGTTCCTCGTTATCTTGAAGCAAACGGTTTGGATGCTACACCGTTGATTTTAGCCAAATTGATTCCGTTGAAGAAAAATACGATGGTTGAAAAAATCATTTCTGCATTAGAGGTGATTTTAGACGAAGAGATTGATCATGTGCAACGTGGGGATCGATGGTTTAAAATAGCATGTGAACGTCAACGATGTGATAGTGATATCTATTTTGAAATCGTTGAGAGGTATTATCCACGAAGTTTTCCCCGTCGGGTCGGAATCAACTGTAAGGCTCGAAAATTAGCCGGATTTAGTAGTGAAGATTTGAAACAAATTTCATTAGTGGATTGTTAA
- a CDS encoding MFS transporter — protein sequence MSTPFYLFRTSRFAPLFGTQFLGAFNDNLYKNTLAVLLTFQAAEWTSISSALLAPLIGAVFIAPFFLFSGLSGEIADRLDKARLARIVKVWEIMMMIVAVAGFATHTFATLLLVVFGMGMHSTLFGPIKYSIIPQHMRENELIGANALIESGTFGAILLGTIAGGALAAIPNGGVIASSGALIVAVVGYLFSRYIPSAPPPNRAEPFAFGFWKHTMDAIALAYRDRLVFLAILAISWFWLYGALLLSQFPSLVKDLLMGSEETVTLILALFTLGIGVGSALCERLSHHHVRYGIVVAGGIGMAVAGVDFAWGIGTFVPSGALSQNFHFWRIVADVTLLGIFGGLYSVPLYALVQERSAPEARSRIIAANNILNALFMVLGAVMTMAILSAGYNIAWLFGIVALGTAVVGYIIYNVRRER from the coding sequence ATGAGTACACCGTTTTACCTCTTTCGCACGAGCCGTTTTGCCCCCCTTTTCGGCACCCAGTTTTTAGGGGCATTCAACGATAATCTCTATAAAAATACCCTCGCGGTACTCCTCACTTTTCAAGCCGCCGAGTGGACATCGATATCCTCAGCCCTCCTCGCTCCGCTCATCGGAGCAGTGTTTATCGCTCCGTTTTTTCTCTTTTCAGGATTATCTGGGGAGATTGCCGATCGGCTCGATAAAGCACGTCTTGCTCGGATCGTCAAAGTGTGGGAGATCATGATGATGATCGTCGCCGTGGCGGGATTTGCTACCCACACATTTGCGACACTTTTACTCGTCGTGTTTGGGATGGGGATGCACTCGACCCTCTTTGGTCCTATCAAATACTCCATTATTCCCCAACATATGAGAGAAAACGAGCTGATCGGGGCGAATGCCCTCATCGAGTCGGGGACGTTCGGGGCAATTTTACTCGGGACGATTGCTGGGGGTGCGCTCGCCGCGATTCCCAACGGTGGAGTGATCGCTTCATCAGGTGCGTTGATTGTCGCCGTGGTTGGCTATCTCTTTAGCCGCTATATCCCCTCCGCTCCACCTCCGAACCGTGCAGAACCGTTTGCCTTCGGCTTTTGGAAACATACGATGGATGCGATTGCTCTAGCGTATCGAGATCGTCTTGTCTTTTTAGCTATTTTGGCAATATCGTGGTTTTGGCTCTATGGGGCGTTGCTCCTCTCGCAGTTTCCCTCATTGGTGAAAGATCTTTTGATGGGGAGTGAGGAGACGGTAACACTGATCCTCGCCCTCTTTACTCTGGGGATCGGTGTCGGATCGGCATTGTGTGAGCGGTTGAGTCACCACCATGTGCGCTACGGTATTGTCGTTGCCGGAGGGATCGGGATGGCGGTTGCAGGGGTGGATTTTGCATGGGGGATCGGAACGTTTGTGCCCTCTGGTGCATTGTCGCAAAATTTCCATTTTTGGCGGATCGTCGCCGATGTGACACTGCTGGGAATTTTCGGCGGGTTGTACAGCGTTCCGCTGTATGCACTGGTGCAGGAGCGTAGCGCACCTGAGGCACGTTCACGTATCATCGCTGCTAATAACATCTTAAATGCACTGTTTATGGTTTTGGGAGCAGTAATGACAATGGCAATCCTCTCCGCAGGATATAACATCGCATGGCTTTTTGGGATTGTAGCACTGGGGACGGCAGTAGTAGGGTATATCATCTATAATGTGAGGAGAGAGAGATGA
- the argB gene encoding acetylglutamate kinase, which translates to MQKKIDTVKTLMDAMPFIKEFRDEIVVIKYGGSAQTSDELKAKFAQDIVLLHLVGVKVVIVHGGGSRISQLLSDLKIPTEFIDGERVSTPEVMRIVEMVLSGEINKEITSLLNSYGAKAIGISGKDAHFLRAKPKDEAKFGLTGRVESVKADVIHNLLREGFIPVIAPIGSDPIVGHPGYNINADLAASAVAAAIGACKVIFMTDTPGVLNNDKELFSTLSEAEVEALKADGTISGGMVPKVDSCLEAVDMGVKKAHIIDGRIEHAILLELFTSEGVGTQITL; encoded by the coding sequence ATGCAAAAAAAGATTGATACCGTCAAAACCCTGATGGACGCGATGCCGTTCATCAAAGAGTTTCGTGATGAAATCGTGGTCATCAAATACGGTGGTTCGGCTCAAACTTCCGATGAACTTAAAGCCAAATTTGCCCAAGATATCGTATTGCTTCACCTCGTCGGGGTAAAAGTGGTAATCGTACACGGTGGTGGAAGCCGTATTTCTCAGCTTTTGAGTGATCTCAAAATCCCGACCGAGTTTATCGATGGTGAACGGGTCAGCACCCCCGAAGTGATGCGAATCGTCGAGATGGTTCTCAGTGGTGAGATTAATAAAGAGATCACCTCATTGCTCAACTCCTACGGTGCCAAAGCAATCGGTATTAGCGGTAAAGATGCCCATTTTTTGCGTGCAAAACCCAAAGACGAAGCAAAATTCGGGCTTACGGGGCGCGTCGAGAGTGTGAAAGCGGATGTAATCCATAATTTGTTGCGCGAAGGGTTTATCCCCGTCATCGCCCCTATCGGTTCTGATCCTATCGTCGGTCATCCAGGATACAATATCAACGCCGATCTTGCCGCTTCAGCAGTCGCGGCAGCTATAGGAGCGTGTAAAGTGATCTTTATGACCGACACTCCGGGTGTATTAAATAACGATAAAGAGCTTTTTTCAACCCTCAGCGAAGCGGAAGTTGAAGCGCTCAAAGCTGATGGAACGATTAGTGGCGGGATGGTTCCCAAAGTGGACTCATGTCTCGAAGCGGTCGATATGGGGGTAAAAAAAGCCCATATTATCGACGGACGGATCGAACACGCGATTTTGCTCGAACTCTTCACTTCTGAAGGCGTTGGGACACAAATTACGCTGTAG
- a CDS encoding DegT/DnrJ/EryC1/StrS aminotransferase family protein, producing MSIPFFRVDVGGDEREKIDEVFDGEAPNIIEDLEAAFESYIGSTFALATSHGTSALHLAMLAIDLKRGDKVLCSINAYPSVPEVVRHFDAEPIFIDIHLDLFSIDLDKLEAYLSENKSKKLKAVIVSHIAGQSVDLDRLYAIAKMYEVKVIEDASDALGATYKGKKIGSTGADITCFDFSPHLRPNVCNGGMMVSNDEDIIERAKSLRHHAMQVDDDSLGYVYDVTDIGSQYTMSPLDAATILVQLEKQDDIIARQQEIAAIFNERLSDAPHISLPVVEQEHAFSLYIIKIDKNRDSFARELKERGIETGLHYIPIHLLSYYKAKYSLRINDFPVALRNYSQVLSIPCHGALSDEDVEEICDAILDVASTRV from the coding sequence ATGAGTATCCCATTTTTTAGAGTTGACGTTGGCGGAGATGAGCGCGAAAAAATCGATGAGGTGTTTGATGGCGAAGCTCCGAATATTATCGAAGATTTAGAAGCGGCATTTGAGAGTTATATCGGCTCAACGTTTGCCCTTGCGACCTCACATGGTACATCGGCACTTCATTTGGCGATGTTGGCAATCGATTTAAAACGGGGAGATAAAGTACTCTGTTCGATTAACGCTTATCCGAGTGTCCCCGAAGTGGTACGTCATTTCGATGCGGAACCGATTTTTATCGATATCCATCTCGATTTGTTTAGTATCGATTTGGATAAGCTCGAAGCCTATTTGAGTGAGAATAAAAGTAAAAAGCTCAAAGCGGTGATTGTTTCGCATATAGCCGGTCAAAGTGTCGATTTGGATCGTCTTTATGCTATTGCCAAAATGTATGAGGTGAAAGTAATTGAAGATGCTTCCGATGCGCTCGGTGCTACCTATAAAGGTAAAAAAATCGGTTCTACCGGTGCGGATATTACCTGTTTTGATTTTAGTCCCCATTTGCGTCCGAATGTTTGCAATGGCGGGATGATGGTGAGTAATGATGAAGACATTATAGAGAGGGCAAAATCACTGCGTCATCATGCAATGCAAGTGGATGATGATTCGCTAGGATACGTATATGATGTAACCGACATCGGAAGTCAATATACTATGAGCCCTTTGGATGCGGCAACGATTTTGGTGCAACTCGAAAAACAAGATGATATTATTGCGCGTCAACAAGAGATAGCGGCTATTTTTAATGAACGTCTCTCTGATGCACCGCATATCTCTTTGCCGGTGGTAGAGCAAGAGCATGCTTTTTCGCTCTATATTATTAAAATCGATAAAAACCGTGATTCGTTTGCCCGTGAGTTAAAGGAACGTGGGATTGAAACGGGATTGCATTATATCCCTATTCATTTGCTCAGTTATTATAAAGCAAAATATTCGCTTCGTATTAATGATTTTCCGGTTGCGTTACGCAATTATTCTCAAGTCCTTTCTATCCCATGTCATGGTGCGCTCAGTGATGAGGATGTGGAAGAGATTTGTGATGCAATTTTGGATGTGGCATCGACACGCGTTTGA